In the genome of Augochlora pura isolate Apur16 chromosome 8, APUR_v2.2.1, whole genome shotgun sequence, one region contains:
- the Tbc1d8-9 gene encoding TBC1 domain family member 8/9 isoform X1: MWVKPQEVLLANALWVTEQETVYFVLQRRKGHGKTKGLGSILVGTLDIVLDTKPPPFRILHQTPSSEVYWEVACSLTHEEILQDWDWLHKNLMSTLTSFDTEEEITEFVCCKIQSIIANSVPDCQFADEEDPESFKTTSFKFHQLFNVPKEDKLVNYYSCSYWKSRFPRQGWLYLSVNHMCFYAYILARETKLMIRWADITELGKNKSILFPDSIRVVTRDNKKHYFSMFVHKSETYSLMEQLTNIAMKRLIDEKSGFNEDRELLHKLSKNVPKKPSFLKRDLDARAHSEAYRLQFRLPGSEKLDGSIDSTLWTPYNKKYVWGKMFLSQNYLCFESRVRGLVSLVVPLREVRLVEPAENQSSSTGVDKSILLTTARASFLFAQIHDRDFVVQKISELLAKSKLSALSISDSLPFQNDSSRGDSSSDEAKPTNQWKPQPPLMTLFKAPLSTEAALKQEAKEKQWELHFAEYGRGISMYRTTETATLIIQGLPQTLRGEVWLTFSGAFNEMIMNPGVYKSLVNQSLGKSCQANEEIERDLHRSLPEHPAFQSDTGISALRRVLSAYAWKNPQIGYCQAMNIVASVLLIYCSEESAFWQLCNVCESLLPDYYDRRVVGALVDQGLLEELAAEHLPTLHARLQELGLIKVISLSWFLTIFLSVMPTSSAVIIMDCFFYDGAKVIFQIALTVLEWNQDKLLNCRDDGEAMQLLTDYLGGVFNDEGPVLPRPVDSATPNRSISIQTLIYDAYSRYGTLTTAGIERLRLKHRLRVVQSLEDGIEKNVLRSVIVDKYMTMEELQDLLSLVREELMSQRKSEPDRYDPTQPPYEAYKVDFELFRILFGGLSPWGKCSQAESLSARLFRLMDRNRDGLLNFRELVQAIGMTATADLTQRLKLLYTLHLPPLLTPADFESPVQSDGAEVAAEATDFFDSMEQSVASLELPINFSEEPCAGSLSRSTSLTANKSDSQDQSWEIQSMGSLRSMITSKDSPLDLKTVPKMSQGHFIALWKTLYDMFPAQPEEQETYHCIASIGTLLLQLGDVGKKFYVDRDESEDSLLLAATAAQQSPSTAERSHDRNGNPSGITSITDPEWSISVEQFLASALTGHAIVDFFSKRTDLSDAITTLKNRRFNRVHSLSDTPVLSV, from the exons ATGTGGGTGAAGCCACAAGAGGTTCTACTGGCAAACGCTCTCTG ggTAACAGAACAAGAAACAGTCTATTTTGTTTTACAACGTCGTAAAGGACATGGAAAAACAAAAGGTCTTGGTTCTATACTGGTGGGAACATTGGATATTGTACTTGATACTAAACCTCCACCTTTTAGGATACTTCATCAAACACCATCATCAGAAGTTTATTGGG AAGTTGCATGCTCCCTAACACACGAAGAAATTTTGCAAGATTGGGACTGGCTTCACAAAAACTTGATGAGTACCTTGACCTCTTTTGACACAGAGGAAGAAATAACTGAATTTGTCTGCTGCAAGATACAGTCTATTATTGCAAACAGTGTCCCGGATTGTCAATTTGCTGATG AGGAAGATCCAGAATCATTTAAAACTACATCTTTTAAGTTTCATCAACTTTTTAATGTACCAAAAGAGGATAAATTGGTCAATTATTACTCTTGCAG TTACTGGAAATCCCGTTTTCCTAGACAAGGATGGCTGTACTTGTCCGTAAATCATATGTGTTTTTACGCATATATTTTAGCAAGAGAAACTAAATTAATGATAAGATGGGCAGATATTACTGAATTGGGAAAAAACAAATCTATCCTATTCCCTGACAGTATACGCGTTGTAACTAGAGACAATAAAAAG cattatttttcaatgtttgtGCATAAATCAGAGACATATTCGTTAATGGAACAACTTACAAATATTGCCATGAAAAGACTTATAGACGAGAAGAGCGGCTTCAATGAAGATAGAGAACTCTTACATAAGCTAAG CAAAAATGTACCTAAAAAGCCATCCTTCTTGAAACGTGATCTCGATGCAAGAGCACACTCGGAAGCATACAGGTTACAGTTCAGATTACCAGGAAGTGAAAAGTTAGATGGTAGCATTGATTCAACACTATGGACAccgtacaataaaaaatacgttTGGGGAAAGATGTTTCTATCTCAGAATTATCTCTGTTTTGAAAGCAgg GTAAGAGGATTGGTGAGTTTAGTTGTACCTCTGAGGGAGGTGAGACTCGTAGAACCTGCTGAAAATCAGTCGTCCAGTACGGGTGTTGATAAGTCCATATTATTGACAACGGCACGAGCGTCGTTTTTGTTTGCTCAGATCCATGACAGAGATTTCGTCGTTCAAAAAATATCTGAGTTGTTAGCAAAATCGAAATTGTCGGCTTT AAGTATCTCGGACAGTTTGCCGTTCCAAAACGATTCGTCACGTGGCGACAGCAGCTCTGACGAAGCTAAACCTACCAATCAGTGGAAACCACAACCACCATTGATGACATTATTCAAAGCTCCGTTAAGTACCGAAGCTGCGCTAAAACAGGAAGCTAAAGAAAAGCAATGGGAGCTTCATTTTGCGGAATATGGAAGGGGTATTTCAATGTACAGAACGACAGAGACGGcaacattaataattcaggGCCTACCGCAGACTCTTAGAGGAGAAGTTTGGCTCACATTTTCCG GtgcttttaatgaaatgataatGAATCCCGGCGTTTATAAATCATTAGTTAACCAATCGCTAGGCAAGTCTTGTCAAGCAAATgaggaaatagaaagagatttACATAGATCATTGCCGGAACATCCAGCGTTTCAATCAGACACCGGTATTAGCGCGTTAAGGAGAGTGCTCTCCGCATATGCTTGGAAGAATCCACAAATTG GTTACTGTCAAGCAATGAATATAGTAGCTTCCGTTTTGTTAATCTACTGCTCGGAGGAGTCTGCCTTCTGGCAGTTATGCAACGTATGCGAATCGTTATTACCCGATTATTACGACAGAAGAGTAGTCGGCGCTCTTGTTGACCAAGGTCTTTTAGAGGAGTTAGCCGCCGAACACTTACCGACGTTGCATGCTAGGCTACAGGAACTTGGACTAATCAAAGTTATATCACTCTCGTGGTTCCTGACTATATTTTTGAGCGTAATGCCGACCAGTAGCGCCGTGATTATAATGGACTGCTTTTTCTATGACGGGGCAAAAGTAATATTCCAG ATAGCACTGACAGTACTGGAATGGAATCAAGATAAACTACTTAATTGTCGTGACGATGGCGAAGCAATGCAGTTGTTGACAGATTATCTCGGAGGTGTGTTCAATGATGAGGGTCCTGTGTTGCCCAGACCAGTTGACAGTGCCACTCCTAACAGG AGTATATCCATTCAAACATTAATCTATGATGCATACTCAAGATATGGTACATTGACCACCGCGGGTATAGAAAGACTTCGTTTGAAGCATAGACTTAGGGTAGTTCAGAGTTTAGAGGATGGTATCGAAAAGAACGTACTCAGGAGCGTTATTGTTGATAAGTACATGACTATGGAAGAATTACAG GATCTGCTAAGTTTAGTTAGAGAAGAATTAATGAGTCAACGAAAATCTGAGCCAGATCGCTACGATCCAACACAGCCCCCATACGAAGCATACAAAGTGGATTTTGAGttattcagaatattatttgGTGGTCTATCCCCATGGGGAAAATGTAGTCAAGCTGAATCCTTGTCCGCCCGATTATTTCGT TTGATGGACCGTAATCGTGATGGTTTGCTAAACTTTCGGGAATTAGTACAAGCTATCGGAATGACAGCGACTGCTGACTTGACACAAAGGTTGAAACTTTTGTATACTCTACACTTGCCGCCATTGCTTACGCCCGCTGACTTTGAATCACCTGTACAATCTG atGGAGCAGAAGTAGCCGCAGAAGCTACAGATTTTTTTGACAGTATGGAACAAAGCGTCGCCTCATTGGAACTgccgattaatttttcagaagaGCCGTGTGCAGGTTCTTTATCTCGATCAACAAGCTTGACAGCCAACAAGTCAGACAGTCAAGATCAGTCTTGGGAGATTCAAAGCATGGGCAGCTTGCGTTCCATGATAACATCTAAAGACAGTCCTTTGGATTTAAAAACTGTGCCAAAAATGTCCCAAGGACATTTCATAGCGTTATGGAAAACTCTGTACGATATGTTCCCCGCACAACCAGAAGAACAAGAAACTTATCACTGTATAGCTTCTATAG GTACTCTTCTGCTTCAATTAGGCGACGTTGGGAAAAAGTTTTATGTCGATCGTGATGAGTCCGAGGATAGTTTGCTTTTGGCTGCAACGGCGGCACAGCAATCGCCCTCGACTGCCGAACGG TCGCATGATCGAAATGGTAACCCGTCAGGCATAACGTCCATCACCGATCCAGAATGGTCAATAAGCGTCGAACAGTTCCTGGCATCCGCATTAACAGGTCACGCGATTGTAGACTTTTTTAGTAAACGAACAGATCTTTCCGATGCGATTACAACGTTAAAGAACCGTAGATTTAATCGTGTTCATTCCCTGTCGGACACGCCCGTGTTAAGTGTATGA
- the Tbc1d8-9 gene encoding TBC1 domain family member 8/9 isoform X3 → MWVKPQEVLLANALWVTEQETVYFVLQRRKGHGKTKGLGSILVGTLDIVLDTKPPPFRILHQTPSSEVYWEVACSLTHEEILQDWDWLHKNLMSTLTSFDTEEEITEFVCCKIQSIIANSVPDCQFADEEDPESFKTTSFKFHQLFNVPKEDKLVNYYSCSYWKSRFPRQGWLYLSVNHMCFYAYILARETKLMIRWADITELGKNKSILFPDSIRVVTRDNKKHYFSMFVHKSETYSLMEQLTNIAMKRLIDEKSGFNEDRELLHKLSKNVPKKPSFLKRDLDARAHSEAYRLQFRLPGSEKLDGSIDSTLWTPYNKKYVWGKMFLSQNYLCFESRVRGLVSLVVPLREVRLVEPAENQSSSTGVDKSILLTTARASFLFAQIHDRDFVVQKISELLAKSKLSALSISDSLPFQNDSSRGDSSSDEAKPTNQWKPQPPLMTLFKAPLSTEAALKQEAKEKQWELHFAEYGRGISMYRTTETATLIIQGLPQTLRGEVWLTFSGAFNEMIMNPGVYKSLVNQSLGKSCQANEEIERDLHRSLPEHPAFQSDTGISALRRVLSAYAWKNPQIGYCQAMNIVASVLLIYCSEESAFWQLCNVCESLLPDYYDRRVVGALVDQGLLEELAAEHLPTLHARLQELGLIKVISLSWFLTIFLSVMPTSSAVIIMDCFFYDGAKVIFQIALTVLEWNQDKLLNCRDDGEAMQLLTDYLGGVFNDEGPVLPRPVDSATPNRSISIQTLIYDAYSRYGTLTTAGIERLRLKHRLRVVQSLEDGIEKNVLRSVIVDKYMTMEELQDLLSLVREELMSQRKSEPDRYDPTQPPYEAYKVDFELFRILFGGLSPWGKCSQAESLSARLFRLMDRNRDGLLNFRELVQAIGMTATADLTQRLKLLYTLHLPPLLTPADFESPVQSEEPCAGSLSRSTSLTANKSDSQDQSWEIQSMGSLRSMITSKDSPLDLKTVPKMSQGHFIALWKTLYDMFPAQPEEQETYHCIASIGTLLLQLGDVGKKFYVDRDESEDSLLLAATAAQQSPSTAERSHDRNGNPSGITSITDPEWSISVEQFLASALTGHAIVDFFSKRTDLSDAITTLKNRRFNRVHSLSDTPVLSV, encoded by the exons ATGTGGGTGAAGCCACAAGAGGTTCTACTGGCAAACGCTCTCTG ggTAACAGAACAAGAAACAGTCTATTTTGTTTTACAACGTCGTAAAGGACATGGAAAAACAAAAGGTCTTGGTTCTATACTGGTGGGAACATTGGATATTGTACTTGATACTAAACCTCCACCTTTTAGGATACTTCATCAAACACCATCATCAGAAGTTTATTGGG AAGTTGCATGCTCCCTAACACACGAAGAAATTTTGCAAGATTGGGACTGGCTTCACAAAAACTTGATGAGTACCTTGACCTCTTTTGACACAGAGGAAGAAATAACTGAATTTGTCTGCTGCAAGATACAGTCTATTATTGCAAACAGTGTCCCGGATTGTCAATTTGCTGATG AGGAAGATCCAGAATCATTTAAAACTACATCTTTTAAGTTTCATCAACTTTTTAATGTACCAAAAGAGGATAAATTGGTCAATTATTACTCTTGCAG TTACTGGAAATCCCGTTTTCCTAGACAAGGATGGCTGTACTTGTCCGTAAATCATATGTGTTTTTACGCATATATTTTAGCAAGAGAAACTAAATTAATGATAAGATGGGCAGATATTACTGAATTGGGAAAAAACAAATCTATCCTATTCCCTGACAGTATACGCGTTGTAACTAGAGACAATAAAAAG cattatttttcaatgtttgtGCATAAATCAGAGACATATTCGTTAATGGAACAACTTACAAATATTGCCATGAAAAGACTTATAGACGAGAAGAGCGGCTTCAATGAAGATAGAGAACTCTTACATAAGCTAAG CAAAAATGTACCTAAAAAGCCATCCTTCTTGAAACGTGATCTCGATGCAAGAGCACACTCGGAAGCATACAGGTTACAGTTCAGATTACCAGGAAGTGAAAAGTTAGATGGTAGCATTGATTCAACACTATGGACAccgtacaataaaaaatacgttTGGGGAAAGATGTTTCTATCTCAGAATTATCTCTGTTTTGAAAGCAgg GTAAGAGGATTGGTGAGTTTAGTTGTACCTCTGAGGGAGGTGAGACTCGTAGAACCTGCTGAAAATCAGTCGTCCAGTACGGGTGTTGATAAGTCCATATTATTGACAACGGCACGAGCGTCGTTTTTGTTTGCTCAGATCCATGACAGAGATTTCGTCGTTCAAAAAATATCTGAGTTGTTAGCAAAATCGAAATTGTCGGCTTT AAGTATCTCGGACAGTTTGCCGTTCCAAAACGATTCGTCACGTGGCGACAGCAGCTCTGACGAAGCTAAACCTACCAATCAGTGGAAACCACAACCACCATTGATGACATTATTCAAAGCTCCGTTAAGTACCGAAGCTGCGCTAAAACAGGAAGCTAAAGAAAAGCAATGGGAGCTTCATTTTGCGGAATATGGAAGGGGTATTTCAATGTACAGAACGACAGAGACGGcaacattaataattcaggGCCTACCGCAGACTCTTAGAGGAGAAGTTTGGCTCACATTTTCCG GtgcttttaatgaaatgataatGAATCCCGGCGTTTATAAATCATTAGTTAACCAATCGCTAGGCAAGTCTTGTCAAGCAAATgaggaaatagaaagagatttACATAGATCATTGCCGGAACATCCAGCGTTTCAATCAGACACCGGTATTAGCGCGTTAAGGAGAGTGCTCTCCGCATATGCTTGGAAGAATCCACAAATTG GTTACTGTCAAGCAATGAATATAGTAGCTTCCGTTTTGTTAATCTACTGCTCGGAGGAGTCTGCCTTCTGGCAGTTATGCAACGTATGCGAATCGTTATTACCCGATTATTACGACAGAAGAGTAGTCGGCGCTCTTGTTGACCAAGGTCTTTTAGAGGAGTTAGCCGCCGAACACTTACCGACGTTGCATGCTAGGCTACAGGAACTTGGACTAATCAAAGTTATATCACTCTCGTGGTTCCTGACTATATTTTTGAGCGTAATGCCGACCAGTAGCGCCGTGATTATAATGGACTGCTTTTTCTATGACGGGGCAAAAGTAATATTCCAG ATAGCACTGACAGTACTGGAATGGAATCAAGATAAACTACTTAATTGTCGTGACGATGGCGAAGCAATGCAGTTGTTGACAGATTATCTCGGAGGTGTGTTCAATGATGAGGGTCCTGTGTTGCCCAGACCAGTTGACAGTGCCACTCCTAACAGG AGTATATCCATTCAAACATTAATCTATGATGCATACTCAAGATATGGTACATTGACCACCGCGGGTATAGAAAGACTTCGTTTGAAGCATAGACTTAGGGTAGTTCAGAGTTTAGAGGATGGTATCGAAAAGAACGTACTCAGGAGCGTTATTGTTGATAAGTACATGACTATGGAAGAATTACAG GATCTGCTAAGTTTAGTTAGAGAAGAATTAATGAGTCAACGAAAATCTGAGCCAGATCGCTACGATCCAACACAGCCCCCATACGAAGCATACAAAGTGGATTTTGAGttattcagaatattatttgGTGGTCTATCCCCATGGGGAAAATGTAGTCAAGCTGAATCCTTGTCCGCCCGATTATTTCGT TTGATGGACCGTAATCGTGATGGTTTGCTAAACTTTCGGGAATTAGTACAAGCTATCGGAATGACAGCGACTGCTGACTTGACACAAAGGTTGAAACTTTTGTATACTCTACACTTGCCGCCATTGCTTACGCCCGCTGACTTTGAATCACCTGTACAATCTG aagaGCCGTGTGCAGGTTCTTTATCTCGATCAACAAGCTTGACAGCCAACAAGTCAGACAGTCAAGATCAGTCTTGGGAGATTCAAAGCATGGGCAGCTTGCGTTCCATGATAACATCTAAAGACAGTCCTTTGGATTTAAAAACTGTGCCAAAAATGTCCCAAGGACATTTCATAGCGTTATGGAAAACTCTGTACGATATGTTCCCCGCACAACCAGAAGAACAAGAAACTTATCACTGTATAGCTTCTATAG GTACTCTTCTGCTTCAATTAGGCGACGTTGGGAAAAAGTTTTATGTCGATCGTGATGAGTCCGAGGATAGTTTGCTTTTGGCTGCAACGGCGGCACAGCAATCGCCCTCGACTGCCGAACGG TCGCATGATCGAAATGGTAACCCGTCAGGCATAACGTCCATCACCGATCCAGAATGGTCAATAAGCGTCGAACAGTTCCTGGCATCCGCATTAACAGGTCACGCGATTGTAGACTTTTTTAGTAAACGAACAGATCTTTCCGATGCGATTACAACGTTAAAGAACCGTAGATTTAATCGTGTTCATTCCCTGTCGGACACGCCCGTGTTAAGTGTATGA
- the Tbc1d8-9 gene encoding TBC1 domain family member 8/9 isoform X2 has protein sequence MVTEQETVYFVLQRRKGHGKTKGLGSILVGTLDIVLDTKPPPFRILHQTPSSEVYWEVACSLTHEEILQDWDWLHKNLMSTLTSFDTEEEITEFVCCKIQSIIANSVPDCQFADEEDPESFKTTSFKFHQLFNVPKEDKLVNYYSCSYWKSRFPRQGWLYLSVNHMCFYAYILARETKLMIRWADITELGKNKSILFPDSIRVVTRDNKKHYFSMFVHKSETYSLMEQLTNIAMKRLIDEKSGFNEDRELLHKLSKNVPKKPSFLKRDLDARAHSEAYRLQFRLPGSEKLDGSIDSTLWTPYNKKYVWGKMFLSQNYLCFESRVRGLVSLVVPLREVRLVEPAENQSSSTGVDKSILLTTARASFLFAQIHDRDFVVQKISELLAKSKLSALSISDSLPFQNDSSRGDSSSDEAKPTNQWKPQPPLMTLFKAPLSTEAALKQEAKEKQWELHFAEYGRGISMYRTTETATLIIQGLPQTLRGEVWLTFSGAFNEMIMNPGVYKSLVNQSLGKSCQANEEIERDLHRSLPEHPAFQSDTGISALRRVLSAYAWKNPQIGYCQAMNIVASVLLIYCSEESAFWQLCNVCESLLPDYYDRRVVGALVDQGLLEELAAEHLPTLHARLQELGLIKVISLSWFLTIFLSVMPTSSAVIIMDCFFYDGAKVIFQIALTVLEWNQDKLLNCRDDGEAMQLLTDYLGGVFNDEGPVLPRPVDSATPNRSISIQTLIYDAYSRYGTLTTAGIERLRLKHRLRVVQSLEDGIEKNVLRSVIVDKYMTMEELQDLLSLVREELMSQRKSEPDRYDPTQPPYEAYKVDFELFRILFGGLSPWGKCSQAESLSARLFRLMDRNRDGLLNFRELVQAIGMTATADLTQRLKLLYTLHLPPLLTPADFESPVQSDGAEVAAEATDFFDSMEQSVASLELPINFSEEPCAGSLSRSTSLTANKSDSQDQSWEIQSMGSLRSMITSKDSPLDLKTVPKMSQGHFIALWKTLYDMFPAQPEEQETYHCIASIGTLLLQLGDVGKKFYVDRDESEDSLLLAATAAQQSPSTAERSHDRNGNPSGITSITDPEWSISVEQFLASALTGHAIVDFFSKRTDLSDAITTLKNRRFNRVHSLSDTPVLSV, from the exons AT ggTAACAGAACAAGAAACAGTCTATTTTGTTTTACAACGTCGTAAAGGACATGGAAAAACAAAAGGTCTTGGTTCTATACTGGTGGGAACATTGGATATTGTACTTGATACTAAACCTCCACCTTTTAGGATACTTCATCAAACACCATCATCAGAAGTTTATTGGG AAGTTGCATGCTCCCTAACACACGAAGAAATTTTGCAAGATTGGGACTGGCTTCACAAAAACTTGATGAGTACCTTGACCTCTTTTGACACAGAGGAAGAAATAACTGAATTTGTCTGCTGCAAGATACAGTCTATTATTGCAAACAGTGTCCCGGATTGTCAATTTGCTGATG AGGAAGATCCAGAATCATTTAAAACTACATCTTTTAAGTTTCATCAACTTTTTAATGTACCAAAAGAGGATAAATTGGTCAATTATTACTCTTGCAG TTACTGGAAATCCCGTTTTCCTAGACAAGGATGGCTGTACTTGTCCGTAAATCATATGTGTTTTTACGCATATATTTTAGCAAGAGAAACTAAATTAATGATAAGATGGGCAGATATTACTGAATTGGGAAAAAACAAATCTATCCTATTCCCTGACAGTATACGCGTTGTAACTAGAGACAATAAAAAG cattatttttcaatgtttgtGCATAAATCAGAGACATATTCGTTAATGGAACAACTTACAAATATTGCCATGAAAAGACTTATAGACGAGAAGAGCGGCTTCAATGAAGATAGAGAACTCTTACATAAGCTAAG CAAAAATGTACCTAAAAAGCCATCCTTCTTGAAACGTGATCTCGATGCAAGAGCACACTCGGAAGCATACAGGTTACAGTTCAGATTACCAGGAAGTGAAAAGTTAGATGGTAGCATTGATTCAACACTATGGACAccgtacaataaaaaatacgttTGGGGAAAGATGTTTCTATCTCAGAATTATCTCTGTTTTGAAAGCAgg GTAAGAGGATTGGTGAGTTTAGTTGTACCTCTGAGGGAGGTGAGACTCGTAGAACCTGCTGAAAATCAGTCGTCCAGTACGGGTGTTGATAAGTCCATATTATTGACAACGGCACGAGCGTCGTTTTTGTTTGCTCAGATCCATGACAGAGATTTCGTCGTTCAAAAAATATCTGAGTTGTTAGCAAAATCGAAATTGTCGGCTTT AAGTATCTCGGACAGTTTGCCGTTCCAAAACGATTCGTCACGTGGCGACAGCAGCTCTGACGAAGCTAAACCTACCAATCAGTGGAAACCACAACCACCATTGATGACATTATTCAAAGCTCCGTTAAGTACCGAAGCTGCGCTAAAACAGGAAGCTAAAGAAAAGCAATGGGAGCTTCATTTTGCGGAATATGGAAGGGGTATTTCAATGTACAGAACGACAGAGACGGcaacattaataattcaggGCCTACCGCAGACTCTTAGAGGAGAAGTTTGGCTCACATTTTCCG GtgcttttaatgaaatgataatGAATCCCGGCGTTTATAAATCATTAGTTAACCAATCGCTAGGCAAGTCTTGTCAAGCAAATgaggaaatagaaagagatttACATAGATCATTGCCGGAACATCCAGCGTTTCAATCAGACACCGGTATTAGCGCGTTAAGGAGAGTGCTCTCCGCATATGCTTGGAAGAATCCACAAATTG GTTACTGTCAAGCAATGAATATAGTAGCTTCCGTTTTGTTAATCTACTGCTCGGAGGAGTCTGCCTTCTGGCAGTTATGCAACGTATGCGAATCGTTATTACCCGATTATTACGACAGAAGAGTAGTCGGCGCTCTTGTTGACCAAGGTCTTTTAGAGGAGTTAGCCGCCGAACACTTACCGACGTTGCATGCTAGGCTACAGGAACTTGGACTAATCAAAGTTATATCACTCTCGTGGTTCCTGACTATATTTTTGAGCGTAATGCCGACCAGTAGCGCCGTGATTATAATGGACTGCTTTTTCTATGACGGGGCAAAAGTAATATTCCAG ATAGCACTGACAGTACTGGAATGGAATCAAGATAAACTACTTAATTGTCGTGACGATGGCGAAGCAATGCAGTTGTTGACAGATTATCTCGGAGGTGTGTTCAATGATGAGGGTCCTGTGTTGCCCAGACCAGTTGACAGTGCCACTCCTAACAGG AGTATATCCATTCAAACATTAATCTATGATGCATACTCAAGATATGGTACATTGACCACCGCGGGTATAGAAAGACTTCGTTTGAAGCATAGACTTAGGGTAGTTCAGAGTTTAGAGGATGGTATCGAAAAGAACGTACTCAGGAGCGTTATTGTTGATAAGTACATGACTATGGAAGAATTACAG GATCTGCTAAGTTTAGTTAGAGAAGAATTAATGAGTCAACGAAAATCTGAGCCAGATCGCTACGATCCAACACAGCCCCCATACGAAGCATACAAAGTGGATTTTGAGttattcagaatattatttgGTGGTCTATCCCCATGGGGAAAATGTAGTCAAGCTGAATCCTTGTCCGCCCGATTATTTCGT TTGATGGACCGTAATCGTGATGGTTTGCTAAACTTTCGGGAATTAGTACAAGCTATCGGAATGACAGCGACTGCTGACTTGACACAAAGGTTGAAACTTTTGTATACTCTACACTTGCCGCCATTGCTTACGCCCGCTGACTTTGAATCACCTGTACAATCTG atGGAGCAGAAGTAGCCGCAGAAGCTACAGATTTTTTTGACAGTATGGAACAAAGCGTCGCCTCATTGGAACTgccgattaatttttcagaagaGCCGTGTGCAGGTTCTTTATCTCGATCAACAAGCTTGACAGCCAACAAGTCAGACAGTCAAGATCAGTCTTGGGAGATTCAAAGCATGGGCAGCTTGCGTTCCATGATAACATCTAAAGACAGTCCTTTGGATTTAAAAACTGTGCCAAAAATGTCCCAAGGACATTTCATAGCGTTATGGAAAACTCTGTACGATATGTTCCCCGCACAACCAGAAGAACAAGAAACTTATCACTGTATAGCTTCTATAG GTACTCTTCTGCTTCAATTAGGCGACGTTGGGAAAAAGTTTTATGTCGATCGTGATGAGTCCGAGGATAGTTTGCTTTTGGCTGCAACGGCGGCACAGCAATCGCCCTCGACTGCCGAACGG TCGCATGATCGAAATGGTAACCCGTCAGGCATAACGTCCATCACCGATCCAGAATGGTCAATAAGCGTCGAACAGTTCCTGGCATCCGCATTAACAGGTCACGCGATTGTAGACTTTTTTAGTAAACGAACAGATCTTTCCGATGCGATTACAACGTTAAAGAACCGTAGATTTAATCGTGTTCATTCCCTGTCGGACACGCCCGTGTTAAGTGTATGA